A portion of the Solea senegalensis isolate Sse05_10M linkage group LG17, IFAPA_SoseM_1, whole genome shotgun sequence genome contains these proteins:
- the armc2 gene encoding armadillo repeat-containing protein 2, producing the protein MEKKHEICRPFPPTRNPVRKTCAEIVSEARQSLRVQSTRRPFTPRDAHRQLFGTSSARVDRESRPPSSFSLHAQNFDAPDSRPGSGTRLAPLNHEPKFPVPCDAKDAFKGVPKPPAEPLEVKRGVAGARARLLRAGSLPTIPPVEKRTDVTERLNTDSGQKQPSVKRLHSTDHTTVHCAPHRAGSHRTASESRLKQPGDDSGVRPTDCTTGQRTELEAGVIATCTGEDVESLMWKNKIGPLLQQLESVAAGSSEGSADYLCDLCDGLHGTLAEADMLGRHCERRSGILRTLFRLIDLNSAQLNLHIAKLCLALCVSGNNLLNICKLIFQISRSENNDILFQNNSIIDSLLSVLHHEEVSASGEALLYCVGTLKFLSGNSAILRLLLDKNCIGVAQKLVQRLHTAEEAHFTIAGHILVQLTATLRNLAEHPDSRPHFVSFGVLSELCLVLHRHRKDRDVCTNVSRICSKLSSYSECRLALAQTPNCYSLFLELLSKHHQKQDLVVRLLFTLVNLTAKSEEARLQLYQCSGCMDTLLRLYDGYQRRGSSPHTSPGKPAAPPLSVDEDEDVLVKLVSVLANMCIHPAVGPALANNTACLQLLMETLELRSMQESEELLVNVAATINNLSFYQEESSVIRHSQLAITKLMLKLLLSSSADAMLEATRVYGNMSLSKDVRDFIMQNKVHRFVVTLLDSKSTEMCFSACGVLTNLAMDPPNRVSLSLEGASVKLLDCLKDFGPGDWQLAGQVCQALWNLITGGSEEPLDTRERESLLDTLTTYLDEEEALKWTDNEDMRDYQRTCWELEFQPVAQKLVRTLQTPNQTD; encoded by the exons ATGGAGAAAAAACACGAGATTTGCAGACCCTTCCCGCCAACTCGCAACCCGGTGAGGAAAACGTGTGCAGAGATCGTCAGTGAAGCCAGACAGTCCCTGCGCGTTCAGTCCACCCGGCGACCTTTCACACCCAGAGATGCACACAGGCAACTCTTTGGCACGAGCTCTGCTCGCGTGGATCGTGAGAGCAGACCGCCATCGTCCTTCAG TCTCCATGCTCAAAATTTTGATGCTCCCGATTCAAGGCCGGGTTCGGGGACTCGACTCGCTCCACTGAACCAT GAGCCAAAGTTTCCAGTCCCCTGTGACGCTAAGGATGCATTCAAAGGCGTTCCTAAACCCCCCGCTGAACCACTGGAAGTGAAGAGAGGAGTCGCCGGGGCACGGGCTCGTCTCCTCAGAGCTGGATCTCTACCCACAATCCCTCCTGTAGAGAAACGCACAGATG TGACGGAGAGATTAAACACAGACTCAGGACAAAAGCAGCCATCAGTGAAACGACTCCACAGCACGGACCACACCACAGTCCACTGTGCTCCACACAGAGCCGGCTCACACAGGACTGCCAGTGAAAG TAGACTGAAGCAGCCTGGTGATGACTCAGGAGTTAGACCCACAGACTGCACAACAGGACAGAGAACAG AGCTGGAGGCCGGAGTCATCGCCACGTGCACCGGGGAGGATGTGGAGTCGCTGATGTGGAAGAATAAGATCGGGCCTCTTCTCCAGCAGCTGGAGAGCGTGGCTGCAG GCAGCTCCGAGGGCTCGGCGGACTATCTGTGTGATTTGTGTGATGGTCTCCATGGCACCTTGGCAGAGGCGGACATGCTCGGCCGACACTGTGAGAGGAGGTCAGGGATTCTTAGAACACTGTTCCGGCTCATCGACCTCAACTCGGCCCAGCTCAACCTGCACATCGCCAAGCTCTGTCTGGCT CTGTGTGTCAGTGGAAACAACCTGCTCAACATCTGTAAGCTCATCTTCCAGATCAGCCGcagtgaaaacaatgacatcCTCTTCCAGAACAACTCCATCATAG ACTCCTTGCTGAGCGTTTTGCACCATGAGGAAGTGTCTGCGTCTGGAGAGGCCCTCCTGTACTGCGTTGGCACTCTGAAATTTCTCTCAGGAAACAGTGCGATCCTCAGACTCCTGCTGGACAAGAACTGCATCGGTGTGGCTCAGAAACTTGTGCAGAGGCTTCACACAGCGGAAGAGGCCCACTTCACCATAGCAGGACACATCCTCGTGCAG CTGACAGCCACCCTGAGGAACCTCGCCGAGCACCCAGATTCCCGTCCACACTTTGTGTCCTTCGGTGTTCTGTCAGAGCTCTGTCTGGTGCTGCATCGTCACCGCAAAGACCGGGACGTCTGCACCAACGTCTCCAGAATATGCAG taaaCTCTCCTCTTATTCGGAGTGTCGGCTCGCTCTGGCCCAGACCCCCAACTGCTACAGTCTATTTTTAGAACTGCTGAGCAAACATCACCAAAAACAG GACCTCGTTGTGCGCCTCCTTTTCACGCTGGTCAACCTCACGGCCAAAAGCGAAGAGGCGCGGCTACAGCTCTACCAGTGCAGCGGCTGCATGGACACGCTCCTGCGACTGTACGACGGTTACCAGCGAAGAGGTTCTTCACCACACACCTCACCCGGCAAACCTGCTGCTCCCCCGCTGAGCgtggacgaggacgaggacgtaCTGGTGAAGCTGGTCAGTGTTCTGGCCAACATGTGCATCCATCCGGCTGTAGGTCCAGCACTGGCAAACAACACGGCCTGCCTTCAGCTTCTGATGGAGACTCTTG agctGAGGTCGATGCAGGAGAGCgaggagctgctggtgaacGTGGCTGCCACCATCAACAACCTGTCCTTCTACCAGGAGGAGAGCTCTGTCATCAGACACAGTCAACTCGCCATCACAAAGT tgatGCTGAAGTTGTTGCTCAGCTCCAGTGCGGACGCCATGCTGGAGGCCACGCGTGTGTACGGGAACATGTCGCTGTCCAAGGATGTGCGGGACTTTATTATGCAAAACAAAG TGCACCGCTTTGTGGTGACGCTGCTCGACTCTAAGAGCACAGAAATGTGCTTTTCAGCCTGCGGAGTCCTCACCAACCTGGCCATGGACCCTCCCAACCGGGTCAGTCTCTCACTGGAGGGGGCCTCTGTCAA gctgCTGGACTGTCTGAAAGACTTTGGACCAGGTGACTGGCAGCTGGCGGGACAGGTTTGTCAGGCGTTGTGGAACCTGATCACTGGTGGTTCAGAGGAGCCACTGGACACACGGGAGAGAGAGTCTCTGCTGGACACCCTCACCACATATTTAG ATGAAGAGGAGGCTCTGAAGTGGACAGACAATGAAGACATGAGGGATTACCAAAGGACATGCTGGGAGTTGGAGTTCCAGCCTGTAGCTCAAAAGCTGGTGAGGACGCTCCAGACCCCGAATCAGACAGACTGA